From Eubacterium sp. 1001713B170207_170306_E7, the proteins below share one genomic window:
- a CDS encoding DMT family transporter — protein sequence MELFKNRKPMIGILLGCAGAVTTGIFGIFFNYFDFIGLSESGRTILTPFFVFMCFFSVALIKNPKSLILKNKLLYLTTICVSGGILYATYNFTYVKAIESLPLAITSLFNFSNAVVLVFLMRLFFKEKITAKKIICCLLSLVGILFVLEIFSGGDNTITTIGILWGVSVTVSLAFAYTIDYFHIQKEIPFYVVQTYTCLGAMIVYSFNYSVLDLFRELGSMTVQHGAALWLVLLLYFINVAISYGATTAAYNFIDASYTSMTYVLEPTVAAAAGFFLYGQGLSTVQIIGMVISVSAIVYMQYIESKGEG from the coding sequence ATGGAGCTTTTTAAAAACAGGAAACCGATGATTGGGATTCTCTTGGGCTGCGCTGGCGCTGTTACAACCGGCATCTTTGGAATCTTTTTCAACTATTTTGATTTCATTGGCCTCAGCGAAAGCGGACGAACAATTTTAACGCCCTTTTTCGTTTTTATGTGCTTTTTCTCGGTAGCGTTGATCAAGAATCCTAAAAGCCTGATTTTAAAAAATAAGCTTTTATATCTGACAACCATCTGTGTGAGCGGGGGTATTCTGTATGCCACCTACAATTTTACCTATGTAAAAGCAATCGAGAGTCTGCCTCTGGCGATCACCTCACTGTTTAACTTTTCCAACGCTGTGGTGCTGGTCTTTCTGATGCGCTTGTTCTTTAAAGAGAAAATTACCGCTAAAAAAATTATCTGCTGTCTGCTCAGTCTGGTCGGAATCCTCTTTGTGCTTGAGATCTTCTCAGGAGGGGATAACACGATCACGACAATCGGCATTTTGTGGGGCGTTTCCGTAACCGTCAGTCTGGCCTTTGCCTATACCATCGACTACTTTCATATACAGAAAGAGATTCCCTTTTATGTGGTCCAGACCTATACCTGTCTGGGCGCCATGATCGTCTACTCCTTTAATTACTCGGTTTTGGATCTTTTTAGGGAGCTTGGCAGTATGACCGTCCAGCACGGCGCTGCGCTGTGGCTGGTACTGCTGCTGTACTTTATCAATGTCGCCATTTCATACGGCGCCACCACAGCGGCCTATAACTTTATCGACGCGTCCTACACCTCCATGACCTATGTTCTGGAACCAACCGTTGCGGCCGCCGCGGGGTTCTTTCTCTATGGACAGGGGCTTTCCACTGTTCAGATCATCGGGATGGTCATATCCGTCAGCGCGATTGTCTACATGCAGTATATCGAGAGCAAGGGCGAAGGGTAA
- a CDS encoding trimethylamine methyltransferase family protein, with translation MNFTYEPLTQKQIEDVHQATLDVLEKCGVEMCDERAHEIFKKHGATVDGNIIKIPPKVVEDCMKLAPRSFILDAANPDRSVNIGATDRPLIAPNATSPFIIDDEFKRRKVNFDDMRNFFKLSQSSSCVDIGGQLIVFPTDNCTYKEGVITAIYEYFLHMDKPMNLCSVDRNTIDMTMEMMHLLTEKDGGYPLFASLSPISPLRFDEDLLDGLFYAAEKNQVMEVTPCSAAGLTGPITGIDNVVLTNAENVAMFTLIQLINPGLPVVYSTYTCITDMRTLQLCTGAAESIKMCAMARQMAGYYEVPFDMPSGSTDAKNCDVQAALEATAAIMNAFAAKLDIAMFMLGSLDSFNSANYRKFILDEEIIKHVQAYIKPAKDMDINKTVDLITEVGQHGTYVKHKNTLRNYRKEHSFPDFGVRSTYEEYVIENKDITQRIDAQLKKRMDAYVAPEIPEDKKVKMKEIFDKYLH, from the coding sequence ATGAATTTTACTTACGAACCCCTTACACAAAAACAGATCGAAGACGTTCATCAGGCTACCCTGGATGTGCTGGAAAAATGCGGCGTCGAAATGTGTGACGAACGAGCCCATGAAATTTTCAAAAAACACGGCGCCACCGTTGACGGCAACATTATCAAAATTCCGCCGAAGGTGGTTGAAGACTGTATGAAGCTTGCTCCGAGATCCTTCATACTGGACGCGGCCAATCCGGACCGCTCGGTCAACATCGGCGCGACAGACCGTCCGCTCATCGCCCCCAACGCCACATCCCCCTTTATCATTGACGATGAGTTCAAACGCCGCAAAGTCAATTTTGACGACATGCGCAATTTCTTCAAGCTGTCCCAGAGCAGCAGCTGTGTGGACATCGGCGGTCAGCTCATTGTGTTCCCGACCGACAACTGTACTTACAAGGAAGGCGTTATCACTGCGATCTACGAGTATTTCCTGCACATGGACAAGCCCATGAACCTCTGCTCGGTTGACCGCAATACCATCGACATGACCATGGAAATGATGCACCTGCTCACTGAAAAGGATGGCGGCTATCCTCTCTTTGCTTCTCTGTCTCCGATTTCACCGCTCCGTTTTGACGAGGATCTGCTGGACGGCCTCTTTTACGCAGCTGAAAAGAATCAGGTCATGGAGGTTACGCCCTGTTCCGCAGCCGGCCTGACCGGACCAATCACAGGGATCGACAACGTGGTGCTGACCAACGCGGAAAACGTGGCGATGTTTACGCTCATTCAGCTCATTAACCCGGGACTGCCAGTGGTTTATTCGACCTATACCTGTATCACGGACATGCGTACCTTACAGCTCTGTACCGGCGCTGCCGAAAGCATTAAAATGTGCGCCATGGCACGCCAGATGGCCGGATACTATGAAGTGCCCTTTGACATGCCCTCCGGCAGCACCGACGCCAAAAACTGCGACGTTCAGGCAGCGCTTGAAGCCACAGCCGCGATCATGAACGCTTTTGCCGCCAAGCTGGACATCGCCATGTTTATGCTGGGCAGCCTGGACAGCTTTAACAGCGCCAACTACCGCAAGTTTATCCTGGACGAAGAAATCATCAAGCACGTTCAGGCTTACATTAAGCCGGCCAAGGATATGGACATTAACAAAACGGTTGATCTGATCACTGAAGTCGGCCAGCACGGCACGTATGTCAAGCATAAAAACACACTGCGCAACTACCGCAAGGAACACAGCTTCCCGGATTTCGGTGTCCGCAGCACTTACGAGGAATATGTCATCGAGAACAAGGATATCACCCAGCGCATCGACGCTCAGCTGAAAAAACGGATGGACGCTTACGTTGCGCCTGAAATTCCGGAAGACAAAAAAGTTAAGATGAAAGAAATCTTTGACAAATATCTGCATTAA
- a CDS encoding DMT family transporter produces the protein MDATKKRGVGFGIFLACSSAVATGTFGIFLHYLSVFGLSDDTVTLIGPVFMFIAFLLIALVKDRRLLLAPKKLYYFTMIAVSGFVLYPLYNFTYVRVFANLPMAIASLFHFSNAIVLVFLMRILFKQKITKEKLICCILAIAGIMLVLQIITFGAVAPEDSVPITAMGIFWGVAVACALALVYSIDYFHISHDVPVITTQIYACLCSSIILLITSNPAAVGQNIMESISANGPIVIVVSLIYCAVLMWSYYSITACYNYIDASYGALTFVLEPSVAAVLGFIILHETLTPLQMLGIAIAVCAIVFMQYSEGKREKAELAAQAQSAGSTDQDSKGANPEVDVE, from the coding sequence ATGGACGCAACGAAAAAAAGGGGCGTAGGTTTTGGCATCTTTCTGGCCTGCAGCTCTGCTGTGGCTACCGGTACCTTCGGCATTTTCCTGCATTACCTGTCGGTATTCGGCCTCAGTGATGATACCGTCACCCTTATCGGCCCTGTCTTTATGTTTATTGCTTTTTTACTCATCGCGCTTGTCAAGGACCGCAGGCTGCTCCTTGCCCCGAAGAAGCTGTATTATTTTACAATGATTGCGGTCAGCGGTTTTGTGCTGTATCCGCTTTATAATTTTACCTATGTGCGCGTATTCGCCAACCTGCCAATGGCCATCGCTTCCTTATTCCACTTCTCGAACGCCATTGTTCTGGTATTTCTGATGCGGATTCTGTTCAAGCAGAAGATTACCAAGGAAAAGTTGATCTGCTGTATCCTGGCCATTGCCGGTATTATGCTGGTACTTCAGATTATCACCTTTGGCGCGGTGGCTCCGGAGGACAGTGTTCCGATCACTGCCATGGGCATTTTCTGGGGTGTTGCAGTGGCCTGCGCTCTGGCGCTTGTCTACTCCATCGACTATTTTCACATCAGCCACGATGTGCCGGTAATCACCACTCAGATCTATGCCTGCCTGTGCAGCTCCATCATTCTGCTGATTACCTCAAATCCGGCAGCAGTCGGCCAGAATATTATGGAATCAATCTCCGCCAACGGCCCCATCGTCATCGTGGTGTCCCTGATTTACTGCGCGGTGCTCATGTGGTCCTATTATTCCATCACAGCCTGCTACAACTACATCGACGCCTCCTACGGCGCGCTGACCTTTGTGCTGGAGCCCAGTGTCGCGGCTGTTTTAGGCTTTATCATCCTGCATGAAACCCTGACCCCGCTTCAGATGCTGGGGATCGCCATTGCGGTCTGTGCCATTGTATTTATGCAGTACTCTGAAGGCAAACGGGAAAAAGCTGAGCTGGCCGCCCAGGCCCAGTCGGCCGGCAGCACCGACCAGGATTCCAAAGGCGCCAATCCTGAAGTTGACGTCGAATAG
- a CDS encoding EamA family transporter: MTMPLLKHKGTAYGILLAGSSAVATGTFGLFLNYFDSLGISENAMSTFTPLAVLVFYLIYTLVTQPKVLRLPRKRFYFTLIVCSGMIASPLYIYTSIRSFNALPIAVASLLDFSNAIVLVFLMRLFFKSKITKEKLISCAIAVFGMVLVLNLLGTHVSDLTTIGIFWGLANCFSLAVAYLFDYYHITNGVSYLAYLVYSNAMGLLVFSFKATPLQVFREFVAAAPSGGLTMWLMLLGYFAVLVISYGTIAVSYNYIEASTASLAFVLEPTTAALLGFFALSQHLGSLQIVGMIIAVAAIVYMQYTGSKADEAAVKTNEKKKVVQNE, from the coding sequence ATGACCATGCCACTGCTCAAACATAAGGGAACCGCTTACGGTATTCTGTTAGCCGGTTCTTCTGCTGTAGCGACCGGAACCTTCGGCCTGTTTTTAAACTACTTTGACAGCCTTGGCATTTCCGAAAACGCCATGTCGACCTTTACGCCGTTAGCTGTCCTGGTTTTTTACCTCATCTATACCCTGGTCACCCAGCCAAAGGTTCTCAGGCTGCCCAGAAAGCGCTTCTATTTTACCCTCATCGTGTGCAGCGGAATGATCGCCTCGCCGCTTTATATCTATACGTCGATCCGTTCCTTTAACGCGCTGCCCATCGCCGTGGCCTCACTGCTTGACTTTTCCAACGCGATTGTTCTGGTTTTTCTGATGCGCCTTTTCTTTAAATCAAAGATCACAAAAGAAAAGCTTATTTCCTGCGCCATTGCTGTTTTCGGTATGGTGCTGGTGCTTAACCTCCTGGGAACACATGTCAGCGATCTCACGACCATCGGTATTTTCTGGGGGCTGGCCAACTGCTTTAGCTTAGCCGTTGCCTATCTTTTTGATTATTACCACATCACCAACGGCGTTTCCTATCTGGCTTACCTGGTTTATTCCAACGCCATGGGACTCCTTGTCTTCTCCTTTAAGGCAACGCCGCTTCAGGTATTCAGGGAATTTGTGGCCGCTGCCCCTTCCGGCGGCCTGACGATGTGGCTCATGCTCCTCGGCTATTTTGCCGTTCTGGTCATATCCTATGGAACCATCGCGGTTTCCTACAACTATATCGAAGCCTCCACGGCTTCTCTGGCCTTTGTGCTTGAGCCCACCACGGCCGCGCTCCTCGGCTTCTTTGCCCTGAGCCAGCATCTCGGTTCCCTCCAAATCGTCGGGATGATCATCGCCGTGGCCGCCATTGTCTATATGCAGTACACCGGCAGCAAGGCCGACGAAGCCGCCGTAAAAACGAATGAAAAGAAAAAAGTGGTTCAGAACGAGTGA
- a CDS encoding HI0074 family nucleotidyltransferase substrate-binding subunit — translation MQQLMDAIAVVGSKYSEIVKIILFGSTARGDARENSDIDLAIFTKGENLREQTQFTEDILNLASLKKFDLVFVDNDTEPALLDNIYKEGKVIMDKLGTKKENFGLAIARLKEAIADFEASGGNKTMRDGVIQRFEFTTELAWKTTREYLLDQGYSGFNSPKATMREAFADGLIEDEALWLQILNDRNATSHLYSDEAAAKICERITMSYTDVFEKLYQKIA, via the coding sequence ATGCAGCAGCTTATGGATGCCATTGCAGTGGTTGGCAGCAAGTATTCGGAGATCGTTAAAATAATTCTGTTTGGTTCAACTGCGCGGGGAGACGCCAGAGAAAACAGCGATATTGATCTCGCCATTTTTACAAAAGGAGAAAACCTCAGAGAGCAGACACAATTTACAGAGGATATCTTAAATCTTGCTTCACTAAAAAAGTTTGACCTTGTTTTTGTGGATAATGATACAGAGCCGGCACTGCTTGATAATATTTATAAAGAAGGAAAAGTCATTATGGATAAACTAGGGACGAAAAAGGAGAACTTCGGTCTGGCGATCGCTCGTTTAAAAGAAGCCATTGCAGATTTTGAAGCCAGCGGCGGCAATAAAACCATGCGCGATGGTGTGATTCAGCGCTTTGAATTCACAACAGAGCTCGCCTGGAAAACGACAAGAGAGTATCTCCTTGACCAGGGCTATAGCGGATTTAACAGTCCTAAAGCAACCATGCGGGAAGCCTTTGCCGATGGGCTCATAGAGGACGAAGCACTCTGGTTACAGATACTCAATGACCGCAATGCTACCTCACATCTCTATAGTGATGAAGCAGCCGCTAAAATATGTGAGCGGATCACCATGAGCTATACTGATGTTTTTGAGAAACTTTATCAAAAAATAGCATAA
- a CDS encoding polyphosphate polymerase domain-containing protein, which yields MNTLSQNNSVFQRIEKKYRLSGEKYWTLIQALKPYIQMDEYGRHTICNIYYDTEHFDLIRHSIEKPPYKEKLRLRSYGVPGPQDTVYIEIKKKWRRTVYKRRTAMTLTQAQAYLNHGIRPEMDSQILREIDYFLNFYRPVPRLFLAYDRIACYGIQDDDIRITFDANIRSRENDLKLASGDAGTALLESQEVLMEIKIPNAMPLWLTRILSELQIYPTSFSKYGNIYKHSLVQERRTRLCSQQS from the coding sequence ATGAACACATTATCACAAAACAACAGCGTTTTTCAGCGGATTGAGAAAAAATACCGTCTGTCCGGTGAAAAGTACTGGACGCTGATTCAGGCTTTGAAGCCTTACATACAGATGGATGAATACGGACGCCACACCATCTGCAATATTTATTATGATACCGAGCACTTTGACCTGATCCGGCATTCCATCGAAAAGCCGCCCTATAAGGAAAAGCTGCGGCTGCGCAGCTACGGCGTTCCGGGGCCGCAGGATACGGTTTATATCGAAATTAAGAAAAAGTGGCGGCGTACGGTTTACAAGCGCCGCACCGCCATGACCCTCACCCAGGCCCAGGCCTACCTTAACCACGGAATACGTCCGGAAATGGACAGCCAGATTCTCCGGGAGATCGACTATTTTCTGAATTTTTACCGGCCTGTCCCCAGGCTCTTTCTGGCCTACGACCGCATCGCCTGCTACGGCATTCAGGACGATGACATCCGGATTACCTTTGACGCAAACATCCGAAGCCGCGAGAATGACCTGAAGCTTGCCAGCGGCGACGCCGGCACAGCGCTTCTTGAAAGCCAGGAGGTACTCATGGAAATTAAAATTCCCAACGCCATGCCGCTGTGGCTGACGCGCATCCTCTCTGAGCTTCAGATATACCCAACTTCTTTTTCAAAATACGGAAACATCTACAAGCACAGCCTCGTGCAGGAAAGGAGAACAAGACTTTGTTCACAACAATCATAG
- a CDS encoding DUF4956 domain-containing protein, whose amino-acid sequence MFTTIIDTATTGQMTISTALICTFVSLALGFVIAIVYMAHGTYSKNFVITLALLPAMVQIVIMLVNGNLGTSVAVLGAFSLIRFRSVPGSSREISSIFFSMAVGLATGTGYVVFAAVITVIISLVMLVLCRSPFGERKPLDKELRITIPENLDYSEIFDDIFEVYTKKVSLEQVKTTNLGSMYELSYHIVLKRAGDEKAFIDAIRCRNGNLTVVCGRPQTISEAL is encoded by the coding sequence TTGTTCACAACAATCATAGATACCGCCACCACCGGCCAGATGACCATCAGCACTGCGCTGATCTGCACCTTTGTCTCTCTGGCGCTGGGATTTGTCATCGCCATCGTTTATATGGCACACGGCACCTATTCCAAAAACTTTGTCATCACACTGGCGCTGCTGCCCGCCATGGTGCAGATCGTTATCATGCTGGTCAACGGCAATCTGGGCACCAGTGTCGCGGTTCTCGGGGCTTTCAGTCTTATCCGTTTCCGGTCTGTACCGGGCAGCTCCCGGGAGATCAGCAGCATCTTCTTCTCCATGGCGGTCGGTCTGGCCACCGGCACGGGCTATGTGGTCTTCGCGGCTGTTATCACCGTGATTATCAGCCTGGTAATGCTGGTTCTCTGCCGTTCTCCCTTTGGCGAGCGCAAGCCGCTGGATAAGGAGCTGCGCATCACCATTCCCGAAAATTTGGATTACTCTGAAATTTTTGACGATATCTTTGAAGTCTATACCAAGAAAGTCTCGCTGGAACAGGTCAAAACCACAAACCTCGGCAGCATGTACGAGCTTTCATATCACATTGTGCTGAAACGGGCCGGGGACGAAAAGGCCTTTATTGACGCTATCCGCTGCCGCAACGGCAATCTGACCGTGGTCTGCGGACGGCCCCAGACCATTTCGGAGGCCCTTTAG
- a CDS encoding carbohydrate-binding domain-containing protein: MKKTSFLLLAFIPLFIALLLFTAGCSAAKTDSASATGSTPSTGYDAEDYDTDYSDENPQSVTLNGSTIDFSGDGATVNGSTLTITGAGAYVLSGTLNDGSIIVDADKNATVRLVLKDANITSGTGAAIYSKQAGKTLITLESGTQNSLSDGAARDAADTEAPTAALYVQDDLTINGDGALSVTGNYNDAITSKDDLKIMSGSITIPSSVDDGIVGRDATKIAGGTLNISATGDGIKATNDQDAAKGTIQIDGGTIDITAGADAVQAETTLTVNGGSFKLNTGGGSANSSDKAGTAGNTWGNWQQAPQTAADDTSDATQSAKALKAGSAITISGGTFDIDSSDDSIHSNGTIDIKDGTFNLSSGDDGIHADTALTIDGGTFDIAKCYEGLESMSITLNGGKGSIVASDDGINAAGGDGSSQNGRPGQNPMETASVDDGSIVLNINGGDWAINAGGDGLDSNASINQTGGTVTIDGPTDSGNGALDYDGTYNLTGGTLIAAGSSGMLQTPSTSSSQNSISLTFTSSQAAGTAISLKNDSGQEIASYTPSKAFQNIIISTPDIQTGTTYTLTKGGADLTTVTSSSSVTSIGEDGSTYSGGMDGGPGNMGGPGGTQPGGSAPQDMQGGQPPQGGPGN, from the coding sequence ATGAAAAAGACAAGCTTTTTACTTTTAGCCTTTATACCACTTTTTATAGCACTGCTATTGTTTACTGCTGGCTGTTCCGCGGCCAAAACCGACAGCGCATCAGCCACCGGCAGCACCCCCAGCACCGGCTATGACGCCGAGGATTACGACACCGACTACAGCGATGAAAACCCACAGTCCGTCACCCTGAACGGTAGCACCATCGACTTTTCCGGTGACGGCGCGACCGTAAACGGCAGCACCCTGACCATCACAGGTGCCGGCGCCTATGTGCTCTCAGGCACCCTGAACGATGGCAGTATTATCGTGGACGCTGATAAAAATGCCACGGTCCGCCTGGTACTTAAGGACGCGAACATCACCTCAGGCACCGGTGCGGCCATCTACAGTAAACAGGCCGGAAAAACCCTGATCACCCTGGAGTCTGGTACTCAAAACAGCCTGAGTGACGGCGCGGCGCGGGACGCGGCGGACACCGAAGCACCCACCGCTGCCCTCTACGTCCAGGATGACCTGACCATCAACGGTGACGGTGCGCTGTCTGTCACTGGCAATTATAACGACGCCATCACCTCAAAGGACGACCTTAAAATCATGTCGGGCAGTATCACCATTCCTTCCTCTGTGGATGACGGCATTGTGGGGCGTGACGCCACCAAAATCGCCGGCGGCACCCTGAATATCAGCGCCACCGGCGACGGAATCAAGGCAACCAACGACCAGGACGCCGCAAAAGGCACCATCCAGATTGATGGCGGCACCATCGACATCACAGCCGGCGCCGATGCTGTCCAGGCTGAAACCACCCTGACGGTAAATGGCGGTTCCTTCAAGCTGAACACCGGCGGCGGCAGTGCCAACAGCAGTGACAAGGCCGGAACCGCCGGCAACACCTGGGGGAACTGGCAGCAGGCGCCGCAGACCGCGGCCGACGACACCAGCGACGCAACCCAGAGCGCCAAGGCGCTGAAGGCCGGCAGTGCCATCACCATCAGCGGCGGCACCTTCGACATCGACTCCTCTGACGACTCGATCCACTCAAACGGCACCATCGACATCAAGGACGGAACCTTTAACCTGAGCTCTGGCGATGACGGTATCCATGCCGACACCGCGCTGACCATCGACGGCGGCACCTTTGACATTGCCAAATGCTACGAGGGGCTTGAAAGCATGAGCATTACCTTAAACGGCGGCAAGGGCAGTATTGTGGCCAGCGATGACGGCATCAACGCGGCGGGCGGTGACGGCTCCTCCCAGAACGGCCGGCCGGGCCAGAACCCGATGGAAACCGCCAGCGTGGATGACGGCTCCATTGTGCTGAACATTAACGGCGGCGACTGGGCCATCAACGCCGGAGGCGACGGCCTGGATTCCAACGCCTCCATCAACCAGACCGGCGGCACCGTCACCATCGACGGCCCGACCGACAGCGGCAACGGCGCTCTGGACTATGACGGCACCTATAACCTGACTGGCGGTACCCTGATCGCAGCCGGCAGCTCCGGCATGCTCCAGACACCGTCCACCAGCTCCAGCCAGAACAGCATTTCGCTGACCTTCACTTCGTCACAGGCAGCTGGCACAGCCATCAGCCTGAAAAATGACAGCGGTCAGGAAATCGCAAGCTACACCCCCTCAAAGGCGTTCCAGAACATCATCATCAGCACGCCGGATATCCAGACGGGTACGACCTATACCCTGACCAAAGGCGGGGCTGACCTCACCACTGTAACGTCCTCCTCTTCCGTCACAAGCATTGGCGAGGACGGCAGTACTTATAGCGGCGGCATGGACGGCGGTCCCGGCAATATGGGCGGCCCTGGCGGCACCCAGCCCGGCGGCAGCGCTCCGCAGGATATGCAGGGTGGACAGCCGCCGCAGGGTGGTCCCGGCAATTAA